One Spinacia oleracea cultivar Varoflay chromosome 4, BTI_SOV_V1, whole genome shotgun sequence DNA segment encodes these proteins:
- the LOC130472077 gene encoding uncharacterized protein, whose translation MWTLPSTFGILLIHIEAWAFLLNENERNSAGCPQKLFLGGTYCKYVAALIEKPDDAKVLSDLSVCLSYGVKDVNAVQSLKDCNMIFAPVLIEDLKHYYLFVVSMKDKSVYFIDNMLLEPKEIEGRKKSFSVLCSPLEKLLKDMDNIHHEDIRSFTFIPVGGNWKRGAFDKDCCVYLLMFMMVFHGVETIQDGVGIFDFDPLANEDFKKDEFLKQMVAFRGNRKQDVLDALIKQREELTQKYMNDPSNIEIFAKNSSARKSKDVETEDEAETDVIVEEKGRGKGGRRARGGRRCKGRGRGASRG comes from the exons ATGTGGACACTTCCTTCTACCTTTGGTATTCTTTTGATTCATATTGAAGCATGGGCTTTCTTATTGAatgaaaatgaaaggaattctgCTGGTTGTCCTCAGAAGCTGTTTTTAGGTGGCACGTACTGT AAATATGTTGCTGCATTGATTGAGAAACCAGACGATGCAAAAGTCCTGTCTGATTTGTCTGTTTGTCTTTCTTATGGTGTGAAAGATGTTAATGCAGTTCAATCTTTGAAAGATTGTAATATG atttttgctcctgttcTGATTGAAGATCTGAAGCATTACTACCTGTTTGTGGTTAGTATGAAAGACAAAAGTGTCTATTTCATTGATAATATGCTTCTTGAACCCAAAGAGATTGAAGGAAGGAAGAAATCTTTTTCTGTCTTG TGTTCTCCATTGGAAAAACTATTGAAAGATATggataacattcatcatgaagaTATTAGAAGCTTCACATTTATCCCGGTTGGTGGTAATTGGAAGCGAGGTGCTTTTGACAAAGACTGTTGTGTCTATTTGCTGATGTTTATGATGGTCTTTCATGGTGTTGAAACTATACAAGATGGTGTTGGGATTTTTGACTTTGATCCCTTGGCAAAT GAAGATTTCAAGAA GGATGAATTTCTGAAACAAATGGTTGCATTTAGGGGAAACAGGAAACAAGATGTTTTGGATGCCTTAATTAAACAAAGGGAAGAGTTGACGCAGAAATACATGAATGACCCTTCAAACATTGAAATTTTTGCAAAAAATAGTTCAGCAAGGAAATCCAAAGATGTTGAAACAGAAGATGAAGCTGAGACAGATGTCATTGTTGAAGAGAAAGGACGTGGCAAAGGCGGGAGACGCGCTAGAGGAGGCAGACGCTGTAAGGGACGTGGACGAGGTGCTTCACGTGGTTAA
- the LOC130472076 gene encoding protein FAR1-RELATED SEQUENCE 9-like, whose translation MKEQRGIPTSELSMSAILKQAANIYTITLFRDFEEEFKLSVASSAKFKGNVGRTVFFKVWIEGITGSRQEVQFKMEDSTVTCTCKNFEESGWLCFHCLRILHLHSINTIPDRYITTRWTRYAKKQIWERVDTIKREKGKINNFTGWRLHMIRRYYNLILKGHKIAKARKFIEEKFKTDNKAVDEIIKKEEERKAKEEAAKIAEQEKAKAEAHRETQDGESTNSEITIVLDPDRANTKGKSKKRIKGQYDNYKQPSKKGKKKHKEFGSKTPNIQLFTPKEQLL comes from the exons ATGAAGGAACAAAGGGGAATACCTACTTCAGAGCTAAGTATGAGTGCTATATTAAAACAGGCAGCAAATATATACACGATAACACTTTTCCGTGATTTTGAAGAAGAGTTCAAGCTTTCTGTGGCAAGTAGTGCAAAGTTCAAGGGAAATGTTGGAAGAACAGTGTTTTTTAAGGTGTGGATAGAAGGAATAACAG GATCAAGGCAAGAAGTTCAATTCAAAATGGAAGATTCAACCGTCACTTGCACATGCAAAAACTTTGAAGAATCTGGATGGTtgtgcttccattgtttgagaatATTGCATTTACATTCAATCAATACAATTCCAGATCGTTACATAACAACAAGATGGACTAGATATGCAAAGAAACAGATATGGGAAAGGGTTGATACGATAAAAAGGGAGAAAGGGAAAATCAACAATTTTACTGGTTGGAGATTACATATGATCAGAAG ATACTATAACTTAATTTTGAAAGGGCATAAGATAGCAAAGGCCAGAAAATTTATCGAGGAGAAGTTTAAAACGGATAATAAAGCAGttgatgaaatcataaaaaaggaagaagaaaggaaggcaaaagaagaagcTGCAAAGATAGCAGAACAAGAAAAGGCAAAAGCTGAAGCACACCGAGAAACACAAGACGGGGAATCAACTAATTCTGAAATAACAATTGTGCTTGATCCTGATCGTGCTAATACTAAAGGAAAGAGTAAGAAGAGAATAAAGGGTCAATATGACAATTACAAACAGCCatcaaagaaaggaaaaaagaaacacaaagaaTTTGGATCCAAGACACCAAATATTCAATTATTTACACCTAAAGAACAACTACTTTAG
- the LOC110802880 gene encoding uncharacterized protein, whose amino-acid sequence MAKLQGDCRAWRRSFEIQLSSKRKFGFVNGTVTRSNEDEVNATQWDTCNDLVTCWLQTNVSESIKNSILFIKNVHEAFMLSNGSRKYKLNKDLFNLKHNGRKLDEYYTVMSSLWDEIESMNMLPMLTTVAQDVLAVMKAIETQKEEAKLFQFLNDLDDIYNPQRSQLLMHSPLPSVESACAVIQQEETQRDVLVHNGGLDGDTSAMYSQGWSEHRENRYMHCLWDQREQQ is encoded by the coding sequence ATGGCTAAGTTACAAGGTGACTGCAGAGCATGGAGGAGGTCATTTGAGATACAACTCTCATCCAAAAGAAAGTTTGGATTTGTCAATGGCACTGTGACACGGAGCAACGAGGATGAAGTCAATGCAACTCAGTGGGATACCTGCAATGATTTGGTAACTTGCTGGCTTCAAACTAATGTTTCTGAATCTATCAAAAACTCTATTTTGTTTATTAAAAATGTACATGAAGCGTTTATGCTTTCTAATGGTTCTAGAAAATATAAGCTAAACAAAGATTTGTTTAATCTGAAGCACAATGGTAGAAAACTAGATGAATATTACACTGTGATGAGTAGCCTATGGGATGAAATTGAATCAATGAACATGCTTCCTATGCTCACAACTGTTGCACAAGATGTCTTAGCTGTAATGAAAGCTATTGAAACTCAAAAAGAAGAAGCAAAATTGTTTCAGTTCTTAAATGATCTTGATGACATCTACAATCCACAAAGAAGTCAGTTACTAATGCATTCACCCTTACCATCTGTTGAGTCTGCATGTGCTGTGATACAACAAGAAGAAACTCAAAGAGATGTGCTTGTTCACAATGGTGGTCTTGATGGTGACACCTCTGCCATGTACAGCCAAGGGTGGAGTGAACATAGAGAGAATAGGTACATGCACTGCTTGTGGGATCAAAGGGAACAACAGTGA